One Pyxicephalus adspersus chromosome 3, UCB_Pads_2.0, whole genome shotgun sequence genomic window carries:
- the MIDN gene encoding midnolin, which translates to MEEQPDVRGFINGDEESLMCLHVQSTTGTRYELSVPADETVDGLKRLISQRLKVPKERLTLLHRETPLSSGKLQDLGVLDGSRLTLLPSVEAGLMSQMSRPEQSVMQALESLTESQVNDFLSGRSPLTLALRVGDHMMFVQLQLAPQQAGGSHLQHRHLFTRGTEHSSAPHFRTLHTSAAPSFSRLAGCAQGSSQPSVSAPATSTHCNATHTSSLTNSIFHPRGEGVTVSPCAGVECSSNSQSSEASSPTPSGRPRKPGAIIESFVNHAPGVFSGTFSGTLHPHCQDSTGRPRRDIGTILQILNDLLSATRHYQGIPSSLAALRCHSQFPSETQTIKATSPPTTNVAPQISHLLEHSKPQARQYKPIGDPLRQTENRATRCKVERLQLLMHQKRMRRKAQRDSRAPYHGLPTRKSSRTNSDSSISSGESTLGMDFDDSLWKPDVKAELVA; encoded by the exons ATGGAGGAACAGCCTGATGTCCGGGGTTTTATCAACGGAGACGAGGAGTCTCTTATGTGTTTACACGTTCAGAGCACCACCGGTACCCGCTATGAACTTTCCGTGCCGGCTGACGAGACGGTGGACGGACTGAAGCGTCTTATTTCTCAGCGGCTTAAGGTGCCCAAGGAGCGGTTAACCCTACTGCACCGGGAAAC GCCTCTGAGCTCTGGAAAACTTCAGGATTTGGGGGTTTTAGACGGGAGCAGGCTAACACTCCTTCCCTCCGTTGAAGCAGGACTCATG TCCCAGATGTCCCGTCCGGAGCAGTCTGTGATGCAGGCCCTGGAGAGTCTGACCGAGTCACAG GTGAATGACTTCTTGTCTGGACGATCCCCTCTCACTTTAGCCCTTCGTGTTGGTGATCACATGATGTTTGTACAGCTGCAGTTGGCTCCTCAGCAAGCAGGGGGCTCACACCTTCAGCATCGACACTTATTTACCAGAGGGACAGAACACAGCTCAGCACCTCATTTTCGCACCCTGCATACAAGTGCTGCACCTTCTTTCTCTAGACTGGCAGGCTGTGCACAGGGTTCTTCCCAGCCTTCTGTATCTGCACCAGCTACATCCACTCACTGCAATGCAACCCACACCTCTTCCCTTACCAACAGTATCTTCCACCCACGTGGAGAGGGTGTAACTGTATCACCCTGTGCAGGG GTAGAGTGTAGTAGCAACAGTCAGAGCAGTGAAGCATCTAGCCCTACGCCATCTGGTCGACCACGAAAGCCTGGGGCCATAATAGAGAGCTTTGTCAACCATGCTCCTGGTGTTTTCTCAGGAACTTTTTCTG GCACGCTGCATCCCCACTGTCAGGACAGTACAGGGCGACCACGCAGGGACATTGGTACAATCTTGCAGATTTTGAATGACCTGTTAAGTGCCACCCGCCACTACCAGGGCATACCATCTTCGCTTGCTGCACTCCGCTGCCACTCTCAATTTCCATCTGAAACACAGACCATTAAGGCTACCTCTCCTCCAACAACCAACGTCGCACCGCAGATCAGTCACCTTTTAGAACATTCCAAGCCCCAAGCTCGCCAATACAAGCCTATCG GAGACCCTTTACGACAAACAGAAAACCGTGCCACTCGCTGCAAAGTGGAACGTTTGCAGTTGCTAATGCATCAAAAGAGAATGCGCCGAAAGGCGCAGAGAGACTCCAGGGCCCCATATCATGGGCTTCCTACTAGAAAGTCCAGTCGGACCAATAGTGACAGCAGCATCTCCAGTGGGGAAAGCACCTTAGGGATGGACTTTGATGACTCCCTATGGAAACCAGATGTGAAGGCTGAACTGGTGGCATAA